In one Lycium barbarum isolate Lr01 chromosome 7, ASM1917538v2, whole genome shotgun sequence genomic region, the following are encoded:
- the LOC132601399 gene encoding uncharacterized protein LOC132601399 has translation MKESETIKGYFDRLMNIANRVRLPGSEFKDSHIVEKILVTVPERFVATITTLKNTKDQSKITLEELLNSLMAQEQRRVMREDGIREGALPTEHEDSRIYKKINNKKNHPTNGEGAAHNNNKRKASSSKGNYPPCKHCGKNGHAS, from the coding sequence ATGAAAGAGTCGGAAACCATCAAGGGATATTTTGATAGGCTTATGAACATAGCAAACAGAGTAAGATTACCTGGTTCTGAGTTTAAAGACTCTCATATAGTTGAAAAAATTCTGGTTACTGTACCTGAAAGATTTGTAGCCACCATAACTACTTTGAAAAACACAAAGGATCAGTCCAAAATTACTTTGGAAGAATTACTGAATTCCTTGATGGCACAAGAACAAAGAAGGGTTATGAGAGAAGATGGAATTAGAGAGGGTGCATTGCCAACCGAACATGAAGATAGCAGAATATACAAAAAGATAAACAATAAGAAGAACCATCCAACAAATGGAGAAGGAGCAGcgcacaacaacaacaaaagaaaaGCAAGTAGTTCCAAAGGAAACTACCCTCCTTGTAAGCATTGTGGAAAGAATGGACATGCGTCGTAA